The genomic region CGACTCGCGCAGGTCGAGCGGCGGGGAGTCGAGGGTGATGAAGAAGCCGAAGCCCAGGGTCACCGCCGAGACGCCCAGCGGCAGCATGAAGAGCCCGTCGAGCACCGAGCGCACCCGGCGCTCGGAGCGGCTGCGCGAGCGGCGGGTCAGCACGACGGCGATCAGCCCGCCGAGCAGCAGCGCCATCCAGGTGGCGTCGACGGCGGTGCGCAGCGAGGTGACCAGGGCCCCGGTCACCGGCACCGGGAGCGCCTGCAGCTCGGCGCCGCCGCCCAGGGCGCGGTAGTAGGCCAGCGACCACGCGCCGTCGACGCGCAGCGAGCCGACGACCAGGGTGGCGACCGGGGCCGCGACCAGCACCAGCAGCAGCGCCGTCGCCACCAGCTGGGGCACGTCGCTGCGCCGGGGCCGGTGCGGCCGCGCGGTGCTGCGCGCCAGGGTCGGGTCGGGGACGGCGCGCAGGCGACCGGCCACGACCAGCAGCGCCACCACGGCGACCAGCTGCAGCACCGACAGCGCCGCGGCGGCCTGCAGGTCGAGCAGCTCGGTGGTGAGCAGGTAGATCTCGGTCTCCACCGAGGAGTAGCGCAGCCCGCCGAGGGTGAGCACGACGCCGAAGGCGGTGGCGCAGAAGAGGAAGACGACGCTGGCCGAGGAGACCACCGCCGGGCGCAGCATCGGCCAGGTCACGGTGCGGAAGACCTGGGCCGGGGAGGCGCCCAGCGCGGCCGCGGCCTCCCCGGGCCGGGCGTCGAGGCCCTCCCAGGCGGCGCCGACGCCGCGGATCACCACGGCGACGTTGAAGAAGACGAGGCCTGCGACGATGCCGGCGGCGGTGCCGTCGAGGTCGACCCGGCCGCCGGTGAGGGCGACCACCGGGCCCGACTCCCCCAGCAGCTGGCGGAAGGCGACGCCGACCACCACGGTCGGCAGCACGAACGGCACCAGCAGCGCCGCCCGCACCGCGCGGCGACCCGGCCAGCGCAGCCGGTGCAGGGCGTACGCGGCGGGCAGCCCGAGGACCACCGCCAGCACGGTGGCCACCGCCGAGGACCACACCGTGAACCACAGCACCCGGCCGGTGCGGGCCCGGGTGAGCACCTCGAGCACCCCGCCGACGTCGAGGTCGCCGTCGGTGACGAAGCCGCGCGCGACCATGCCCGAGACGGGCAGCACGAAGAACACCCCGAGCACCGCCAGCGGCAGCCCGGCCAGCGCGACCAGGCCGAGCAGGCGGCGCGGGGTGGTCATCAGCGGCTGACCAGCTCGTTCCACTCCTGCAGCCACTCGTCGCGGTTCGCGTCGATCTCGTCGGGGTCCACCGACCAGGGGTCGGAGGGACGCTCGGTGAGGTCGGCCCACTCCGCGGGCAGCTCGGTGCCCTCGACGGCCGGGTAGACGTACATCGACGAGGGCAGCGCCTCCTGCACCGCGGGCGAGACCAGCCACTCGACGACCGCGCGGGCGCCCTCGGGGTTGTCGGCGCCGCGCAGCACGCCGGCGTACTCGACCTGCTCGTAGCAGGTGTCGAGCAGCGCCCGGGTCGTCGTGCCACCCTCGCCGTCGACGGTGAAGGCGGGCGAGGAGTCGTAGGAGGTCACGACCGGCCGGTCGCCCTTGCCGCCGCCCTGGGTGAAGTCGACCTGGTAGGCGTCCTCCCAGCCCTTGACGACCTTGGCGTCGTTGTCGAGCAGGTCCTCCCAGTAGTCCTGCCAGTCGTCGCCGTACGCCGCGATCGTGGTGAGCAGGAACGCGAAGCCGGG from Nocardioides salarius harbors:
- a CDS encoding ABC transporter permease — protein: MERAGQPLMTTPRRLLGLVALAGLPLAVLGVFFVLPVSGMVARGFVTDGDLDVGGVLEVLTRARTGRVLWFTVWSSAVATVLAVVLGLPAAYALHRLRWPGRRAVRAALLVPFVLPTVVVGVAFRQLLGESGPVVALTGGRVDLDGTAAGIVAGLVFFNVAVVIRGVGAAWEGLDARPGEAAAALGASPAQVFRTVTWPMLRPAVVSSASVVFLFCATAFGVVLTLGGLRYSSVETEIYLLTTELLDLQAAAALSVLQLVAVVALLVVAGRLRAVPDPTLARSTARPHRPRRSDVPQLVATALLLVLVAAPVATLVVGSLRVDGAWSLAYYRALGGGAELQALPVPVTGALVTSLRTAVDATWMALLLGGLIAVVLTRRSRSRSERRVRSVLDGLFMLPLGVSAVTLGFGFFITLDSPPLDLRESPVLVPLAQALVAMPLVVRTLVPVLAGVDDRQRQAAASLGAGPLRAMATADLPVVWRPLLAASGFAFAISLGEFGATSFLARPSDPTLPVLIFRLIGRPGELSYGTALAASVVLAATTAVVVLAVERLRVPSLGAF